Proteins from a genomic interval of Lathamus discolor isolate bLatDis1 chromosome 19, bLatDis1.hap1, whole genome shotgun sequence:
- the FKBP5 gene encoding peptidyl-prolyl cis-trans isomerase FKBP5 isoform X1: protein MTTDEATKSEGEVQAAALAEHGEDITPARDRGVLKIIKRPGGEDESPMIGDKVYVHYKGKLASGKKFDSSRDRNEPFVFSLGKGQVIKAWDIGVATMKKGEICYLLCKPEYAYGSAGSAPKIPSNATLFFEVELLDFKGEDLFEDGGIIRRIKRKGEGYSNPNEGATVEIHLEGFCGGTRFDCKDVKFIVGEGEDHDIPIGIDKALEKMQRGEHCILYLAPRYGFGEAGKPKYGIQANMELVYEVTLKSFEKAKESWEMDTKEKLEQAAVVKEKGTMYFKEGKYLQAVIQYGKIVSWLEMEYGLSEKESKASDSFLLAAFLNLAMCYLKLREYTKAVECCDKALGLDQDNEKGLYRRGEARLLMNEFELAKCDFQKVLEVNPQNKAAKSQISVCQKKTKEHNERDRRIYANMFTKFAERDAKEAASKTRVEKVAERAACEKGSKTDAEDAEGHV from the exons ATGACCACTGATGAGGCCACCAAGAGCGAAGGGGAGGTGCAGGCGGCGGCTCTCGCTGAGCATGGGGAGGACATCACACCGGCTCGAGACCGAGGTGTCCTGAAG ATCATTAAACGACCTGGGGGTGAAGATGAGTCCCCCATGATTGGGGACAAGGTTTATGTGCACTACAAAGGCAAACTGGCCAGTGGGAAAAAATTTGACTCCAGCCGCGATCGGAATGAGCCCTTTGTCTTCAGCCTGGGCAAGG GTCAGGTAATCAAGGCATGGGACATCGGGGTGGCTACCATGAAGAAGGGAGAGATCTGCTACTTGCTGTGCAAACCCGAGTACGCGTATGGCTCTGCTGGCAGCGCCCCCAAAATCCCCTCCAACGCCACCCTCTTCTTTGAG gttGAGCTGCTTGACTTCAAAGGTGAGGACTTGTTTGAGGATGGAGGGATAATCCGGAGGATcaagaggaagggagaaggtTACTCCAACCCTAATGAAGGTGCTACAGTAGAAA TTCATCTGGAGGGATTCTGTGGTGGCACCAGGTTCGACTGCAAAGATGTGAAGTTCATTGTGGGTGAAGGGGAGGACCACGACATCCCCATCGGCATTGACAAAGCCCTGGAGAAGATGCAGAGGGGAGAGCACTGCATCCTCTACCTCGCACCACG GTACGGCTTCGGCGAGGCAGGGAAGCCCAAGTACGGCATCCAGGCGAACATGGAGCTGGTCTACGAGGTCACACTGAAAAGCTTCGAGAAG GCCAAGGAGTCGTGGGAGATGGACACAAAAGAGAAGCTAGAGCAGGCTGCAGTCGTCAAGGAGAAAGGCACGATGTACTTCAAG GAAGGCAAATACCTGCAGGCGGTGATTCAGTATGGGAAGATTGTGTCCTGGCTGGAAATGGAGTATGGCTTGTCTGAAAAAGAGTCGAAAGCCTCCGActccttcctcctggctgcCTTCCTCAACCTGGCCATGTGCTACCTGAAGCTGCGAGAGTACACCAAAGCTGTGGAGTGCTGTGATAAG GCGCTAGGACTGGACCAGGACAATGAGAAGGGTTTGTACCGAAGGGGAGAAGCCAGGTTATTGATGAATGAGTTTGAGCTGGCAAAATGTGACTTTCAGAAAGTTCTGGAAGTGAATCCACAGAACAAAGCAGCGAAATCCCAGATCTCCGTgtgccagaaaaaaacaaaggagcaCAACGAGCGGGACCGGAGGATCTACGCCAACATGTTCACAAAGTTTGCAGAGAGGGATGCAAAG
- the FKBP5 gene encoding peptidyl-prolyl cis-trans isomerase FKBP5 isoform X3: MTTDEATKSEGEVQAAALAEHGEDITPARDRGVLKVELLDFKGEDLFEDGGIIRRIKRKGEGYSNPNEGATVEIHLEGFCGGTRFDCKDVKFIVGEGEDHDIPIGIDKALEKMQRGEHCILYLAPRYGFGEAGKPKYGIQANMELVYEVTLKSFEKAKESWEMDTKEKLEQAAVVKEKGTMYFKDVREQTERFSAGSSSLFFFAPSQEGKYLQAVIQYGKIVSWLEMEYGLSEKESKASDSFLLAAFLNLAMCYLKLREYTKAVECCDKALGLDQDNEKGLYRRGEARLLMNEFELAKCDFQKVLEVNPQNKAAKSQISVCQKKTKEHNERDRRIYANMFTKFAERDAKEAASKTRVEKVAERAACEKGSKTDAEDAEGHV; encoded by the exons ATGACCACTGATGAGGCCACCAAGAGCGAAGGGGAGGTGCAGGCGGCGGCTCTCGCTGAGCATGGGGAGGACATCACACCGGCTCGAGACCGAGGTGTCCTGAAG gttGAGCTGCTTGACTTCAAAGGTGAGGACTTGTTTGAGGATGGAGGGATAATCCGGAGGATcaagaggaagggagaaggtTACTCCAACCCTAATGAAGGTGCTACAGTAGAAA TTCATCTGGAGGGATTCTGTGGTGGCACCAGGTTCGACTGCAAAGATGTGAAGTTCATTGTGGGTGAAGGGGAGGACCACGACATCCCCATCGGCATTGACAAAGCCCTGGAGAAGATGCAGAGGGGAGAGCACTGCATCCTCTACCTCGCACCACG GTACGGCTTCGGCGAGGCAGGGAAGCCCAAGTACGGCATCCAGGCGAACATGGAGCTGGTCTACGAGGTCACACTGAAAAGCTTCGAGAAG GCCAAGGAGTCGTGGGAGATGGACACAAAAGAGAAGCTAGAGCAGGCTGCAGTCGTCAAGGAGAAAGGCACGATGTACTTCAAG GATGTTCGGGAGCAGACTGAGCGTTTCAGCGCAGGTTCCTCTAGCCTCTTCTTCTTTGCTCCATCCCAGGAAGGCAAATACCTGCAGGCGGTGATTCAGTATGGGAAGATTGTGTCCTGGCTGGAAATGGAGTATGGCTTGTCTGAAAAAGAGTCGAAAGCCTCCGActccttcctcctggctgcCTTCCTCAACCTGGCCATGTGCTACCTGAAGCTGCGAGAGTACACCAAAGCTGTGGAGTGCTGTGATAAG GCGCTAGGACTGGACCAGGACAATGAGAAGGGTTTGTACCGAAGGGGAGAAGCCAGGTTATTGATGAATGAGTTTGAGCTGGCAAAATGTGACTTTCAGAAAGTTCTGGAAGTGAATCCACAGAACAAAGCAGCGAAATCCCAGATCTCCGTgtgccagaaaaaaacaaaggagcaCAACGAGCGGGACCGGAGGATCTACGCCAACATGTTCACAAAGTTTGCAGAGAGGGATGCAAAG
- the FKBP5 gene encoding peptidyl-prolyl cis-trans isomerase FKBP5 isoform X5, which produces MTTDEATKSEGEVQAAALAEHGEDITPARDRGVLKIIKRPGGEDESPMIGDKVYVHYKGKLASGKKFDSSRDRNEPFVFSLGKGQVIKAWDIGVATMKKGEICYLLCKPEYAYGSAGSAPKIPSNATLFFEVELLDFKGEDLFEDGGIIRRIKRKGEGYSNPNEGATVEIHLEGFCGGTRFDCKDVKFIVGEGEDHDIPIGIDKALEKMQRGEHCILYLAPRYGFGEAGKPKYGIQANMELVYEVTLKSFEKAKESWEMDTKEKLEQAAVVKEKGTMYFKDVREQTERFSAGSSSLFFFAPSQEGKYLQAVIQYGKIVSWLEMEYGLSEKESKASDSFLLAAFLNLAMCYLKLREYTKAVECCDKALGLDQDNEKGLYRRGEARLLMNEFELAKCDFQKVLEVNPQNKAAKSQISVCQKKTKEHNERDRRIYANMFTKFAERDAKEAASKTRVEKVAERAACEKGSKTDAEDAEGHV; this is translated from the exons ATGACCACTGATGAGGCCACCAAGAGCGAAGGGGAGGTGCAGGCGGCGGCTCTCGCTGAGCATGGGGAGGACATCACACCGGCTCGAGACCGAGGTGTCCTGAAG ATCATTAAACGACCTGGGGGTGAAGATGAGTCCCCCATGATTGGGGACAAGGTTTATGTGCACTACAAAGGCAAACTGGCCAGTGGGAAAAAATTTGACTCCAGCCGCGATCGGAATGAGCCCTTTGTCTTCAGCCTGGGCAAGG GTCAGGTAATCAAGGCATGGGACATCGGGGTGGCTACCATGAAGAAGGGAGAGATCTGCTACTTGCTGTGCAAACCCGAGTACGCGTATGGCTCTGCTGGCAGCGCCCCCAAAATCCCCTCCAACGCCACCCTCTTCTTTGAG gttGAGCTGCTTGACTTCAAAGGTGAGGACTTGTTTGAGGATGGAGGGATAATCCGGAGGATcaagaggaagggagaaggtTACTCCAACCCTAATGAAGGTGCTACAGTAGAAA TTCATCTGGAGGGATTCTGTGGTGGCACCAGGTTCGACTGCAAAGATGTGAAGTTCATTGTGGGTGAAGGGGAGGACCACGACATCCCCATCGGCATTGACAAAGCCCTGGAGAAGATGCAGAGGGGAGAGCACTGCATCCTCTACCTCGCACCACG GTACGGCTTCGGCGAGGCAGGGAAGCCCAAGTACGGCATCCAGGCGAACATGGAGCTGGTCTACGAGGTCACACTGAAAAGCTTCGAGAAG GCCAAGGAGTCGTGGGAGATGGACACAAAAGAGAAGCTAGAGCAGGCTGCAGTCGTCAAGGAGAAAGGCACGATGTACTTCAAG GATGTTCGGGAGCAGACTGAGCGTTTCAGCGCAGGTTCCTCTAGCCTCTTCTTCTTTGCTCCATCCCAGGAAGGCAAATACCTGCAGGCGGTGATTCAGTATGGGAAGATTGTGTCCTGGCTGGAAATGGAGTATGGCTTGTCTGAAAAAGAGTCGAAAGCCTCCGActccttcctcctggctgcCTTCCTCAACCTGGCCATGTGCTACCTGAAGCTGCGAGAGTACACCAAAGCTGTGGAGTGCTGTGATAAG GCGCTAGGACTGGACCAGGACAATGAGAAGGGTTTGTACCGAAGGGGAGAAGCCAGGTTATTGATGAATGAGTTTGAGCTGGCAAAATGTGACTTTCAGAAAGTTCTGGAAGTGAATCCACAGAACAAAGCAGCGAAATCCCAGATCTCCGTgtgccagaaaaaaacaaaggagcaCAACGAGCGGGACCGGAGGATCTACGCCAACATGTTCACAAAGTTTGCAGAGAGGGATGCAAAG